In the Kwoniella mangroviensis CBS 8507 chromosome 3, whole genome shotgun sequence genome, one interval contains:
- a CDS encoding threonine-tRNA ligase, producing MSSAAHPVHSSSEPAKPAEGLEPVTPGASATQVNKKQGGNDKPNKKEKKEKKGGGGGPLELNPPPEFFAERIQIYDKYKAEYEEFVAKQERVAITVTLPDGKEIEGKAWETTPLEIARGISPGLADKVIIAKVNNQELWDLTRPLESSCDLKLLDFDSPDNNYEARQVFWHSSAHVLGEACERRFDGCCLGYGPPLEEGGFFYDMSLAGGRTVSQEDYKGIEDVCKIAVKEKQPFERLELPKETLLEMFKYNKYKQHYINDKVPDGTRTTVYKCGPLIDLCLGPHVPHTGRIKSLAVTKNSSSYFLGDAKNDTFQRVYGMSFPDNDRMKEYKKYLEEAAKRDHRKIGKDQELFVFNDLSPGSAFFLPHGMRIYNTLMNFIKAEYFKRGFSEVGSPNIFNSKLWETSGHWQNYSEDMFKLKVDEDTFAMKPMNCPGHCVIFDSRERSYKELPLRYAEFGVLHRNEASGALSGLTRVRRFVQDDAHIFCTPDQVESELYGAFEFLDAVYKPFGFTYKVGLSTRNPKKWMGDLALWDKAEATLREVLEKKVPGKWHVNEEDAAFYGPKLDFQLTDALKRNWQCGTIQLDFNLPERFNLKYHSAEQASDSTPGAQFARPVMIHRAILGSLERFIAIITESSGGKWPFWLSPRQVVVIPVAKAYVEYAQQVSKRFTEAGLYAEADLSDNTLNKKIRNAQTAQWNFIMVVGQDELDSQSVNIRNRDDEVQGREETVKLDVAVEKLTALKESKAAISKL from the exons ATGTCGTCTGCCGCTCACCCTGTCCACTCATCTTCCGAGCCCGCCAAACCCGCAGAGGGCTTGGAGCCTGTCACACCTGGAGCTTCCGCTACCCAGGTCAACAAGAAGCAAGGCGGAAATGATAAACCGAAtaaaaaagaaaagaaagagaagaagggtggtggtggggggCCATTAGAACTTAATCCTCCACCGGAATTCTTCGCTGAGAGAATCCAGATCTACGACAAGTACAAGGCGGAATATGAAGAATTCGTTGCTA AGCAAGAACGAGTCGCCATCACTGTTACACTACCtgatggaaaggagatcGAAGGTAAAGCATGGGAGACTACTCCATTAGAAATCGCTAGAGGAATCTCACCTGGATTAGCAGACAAAGTGATAATCGCCAAAGTGAACAATCAAGAATTATGGGATCTCACTCGACCTTTAGAATCTTCTTGTGACTTAAAATTACTCGATTTTGACTCGCCCGATAACAACTATGAAGCACGACAAGTGTTCTGGCACTCGTCCGCGCATGTGTTAGGTGAAGCTTGTGAGAGGAGATTTGACGGATGTTGTCTTGGTTATGGTCCTCCCTTAGAGGAAGGTGGTTTCTTCTACGACATGAGCTTAGCAGGTGGTAGAACAGTCAGTCAAGAGGATTACaaaggtatagaagatgTTTGTAAGATTGCCGTGAAGGAGAAACAACCTTTCGAAAGGTTGGAATTACCAAAAGAAACTTTATTGGAGATGTTCAAG TACAACAAATACAAACAACACTATATCAATGACAAAGTACCTGACGGAACCAGAACCACTGTATACAAATGTGGTCCTTTGATAGATTTATGTCTCGGTCCTCATGTTCCTCATACAGGTAGAATCAAGTCTCTTGCTGttaccaag AACTCATCTTCTTATTTCCTCGGTGATGCGAAAAACGATACCTTTCAACGAGTGTACGGAATGTCCTTCCCCGATAACGACCGAATGAAGGAGTACAAGAAATACCTCGAAGAAGCTGCTAAGCGGGATCACAGAAAGATCGGTAAAGATCAGGAACTTTTCGTGTTCAACGATCTCAGTCCTGGAAGTGCTTTCTTCTTGCCACACGGTATGAGAATCTACAACACCCTCATGAACTTCATCAAA GCTGAATACTTCAAACGAGGATTCTCGGAAG TCGGATCGCCTAACATATTCAACTCCAAATTATGGGAGACATCAGGACATTGGCAAAACTATTCTGAAGATATGTTCAAACTGAAAGTCGACGAAGATACATTCGCTATGAAACCTATGAATTGTCCGGGACACTGTGTGATCTTCGATTCTAGGGAAAGATCCTACAAGGAATTACCATTACGATATGCCGAATTCGGTGTCTTACATCGAAACGAAGCTAGTGGTGCTTTGTCTGGATTGACAAGAGTGAGAAGATTCGTACAAGATGATG CTCACATCTTCTGTACACCCGATCAAGTGGAATCTGAATTATACGGAGCTTTCGAATTCCTCGATGCTGTATACAAACCATTCGGATTCACCTACAAGGTCGGCTTATCCACTCGTAACCCAAAGAAATGGATGGGTGATCTTGCTTTATGGGACAAAGCTGAGGCTACTTTGAGAGAAGTGCTGGAAAAGAAAGTTCCAGGTAAATGGCACGTtaatgaggaagatgctgcTTTCTATGGTCCTAAG CTTGATTTCCAATTGACCGACGCATTGAAACGAAACTGGCAATGTGGTACCATCCAA CTCGATTTCAACCTTCCCGAGCGATTCAACCTCAAATACCACTCTGCTGAACAAGCTTCCGACTCCACCCCTGGTGCTCAATTCGCTCGACCTGTGATGATCCACCGGGCTATCTTAGGCTCGTTGGAAAGGTTTATTGCTATCATCACTGAATCTTCGGGTGGTaaatg GCCTTTCTGGTTATCACCTCGACAAGTTGTTGTCATCCCAGTTGCTAAAGCATACGTCGAATATGCTCAACAAGTCTCCAAACGATTTACCGAAGCTGGATTATACGCCGAAGCCGATCTGAGTGATAACACtttgaacaagaagatcaggaaTGCTCAAACTGCTCAGTGGAACTTTATCATGG TCGTTggtcaagatgaattggactCTCAGTCTGTCAACATCCGAAATAGGGATGACGAAGTGCAAGGCAGAGAGGAGACTGTTAAACTTGATGTGGCAGTTGAGAAGTTGACCGCGTTGAAGGAAAGTAAAGCTGCTATAAGTAAACTGTAG